A DNA window from Pseudarthrobacter sp. W1I19 contains the following coding sequences:
- a CDS encoding FAD-dependent oxidoreductase, with protein MSASPRVVIIGAGIVGTNLADELATRGWTNITVVEQGPLELAGGSTSHAPGLVFQNNQSRTMTEFATYTVNKFLSLSKDGESCFNQVGGLELATTPERLADLHRKMGVMTSWGVESRIVDADECEKIYPLLNTGKLTGGREVLGGLLIPTDGLALAARAVQLLIERSTKAGVTYQGNTTVTGIAQEGGKVTGVETSDGVIPADIVVSCAGFWGRELGKMVGLEVPLLPLAHQYVVSTPLPELEGVNELPKGASKPILRYQDKDLYYREWGNRIGIGSYAHRPMPVDMSALPEVAAEEMSDHRMPSRLEFTLEDFLPAWEDSQDLLPALRSSAIEDGFNGIFSFTPDGGPLMGEAPDLQGLFVAEAVWVTHSAGVAKAMAELLVEGRPRTDLHGCELTRFEKVQTSDAYVSETSQQNFVEIYDVMHPLQPRESPRDLRVSPFNVRQKELGAFFLESAGWERPHWFEANRGLLEELPEEWQTPERDAWSALFSSPISAAEAWRTRTAVGLFDMTPLKRLSVVGPGAQALLHRLSTGNIAKKPGAVTYCLLLEHDGGIRSDVTVARLAEEDFQLGVNSNVDFDYLRVEARKQSAADPSQWVHVSDITGSTCCIGLWGPLAREVIGKVSSDDLTNDGLKYFRTKEISVGGIPVTAMRLSYVGELGWELYTTAEYGLKLWDLLFEAGREHGIIAAGRGAFNSMRLEKGYRLWGTDMTSEHHPYESGLGFSVAKDKTGFVGAEALAARKEEPATRALRCLTVDDGTSIVLGKEPVYVNGSAAGYVTSAAYGYTVRKPIAYAWLPASVTEGDAVEIEYFGKRIAATVTPEPLFDPGMERLRG; from the coding sequence ATGAGCGCATCACCACGCGTTGTCATTATCGGCGCCGGCATTGTCGGAACCAACCTTGCCGACGAACTCGCCACCCGCGGCTGGACCAACATCACGGTGGTGGAACAGGGCCCGCTGGAACTTGCCGGCGGCTCCACGTCGCACGCGCCGGGCCTGGTGTTCCAGAACAACCAGTCACGGACCATGACCGAATTCGCCACCTACACGGTCAACAAGTTCCTCTCTTTGAGCAAGGACGGGGAGTCCTGCTTCAACCAGGTAGGCGGCCTGGAACTGGCCACCACCCCCGAACGACTGGCCGATCTCCACCGCAAGATGGGCGTGATGACCTCCTGGGGAGTCGAAAGCCGGATCGTCGACGCCGACGAATGCGAAAAGATCTACCCCCTCCTGAACACCGGCAAGCTCACCGGCGGACGTGAAGTCCTGGGCGGCCTGCTCATCCCCACTGACGGCCTGGCCCTGGCCGCCCGTGCGGTTCAGCTGCTGATCGAGCGCTCCACCAAGGCCGGCGTGACGTACCAGGGCAACACCACCGTCACCGGCATCGCCCAGGAGGGCGGCAAGGTGACGGGCGTGGAGACGTCCGACGGTGTGATCCCGGCAGACATCGTGGTCTCCTGTGCTGGCTTCTGGGGCCGTGAGCTCGGCAAGATGGTTGGCCTGGAAGTACCGTTGCTGCCGCTGGCGCACCAGTACGTGGTCAGCACTCCGCTGCCCGAACTTGAGGGCGTCAACGAGCTTCCCAAGGGTGCCAGCAAGCCCATCCTGCGCTACCAGGACAAGGACCTGTACTACCGCGAGTGGGGCAACCGCATCGGCATCGGCAGCTACGCCCACCGCCCCATGCCGGTGGACATGTCCGCCCTGCCCGAGGTCGCCGCAGAGGAAATGTCGGACCACCGCATGCCCTCCCGCCTGGAGTTCACCCTGGAAGACTTCCTGCCCGCGTGGGAGGACAGCCAGGACCTGCTCCCGGCGCTGCGCAGTTCCGCGATCGAGGACGGCTTCAACGGCATCTTCTCCTTCACCCCCGACGGCGGCCCGCTCATGGGCGAGGCGCCGGACCTCCAAGGCCTGTTCGTGGCCGAAGCCGTCTGGGTCACGCACTCGGCCGGCGTGGCCAAGGCAATGGCGGAGCTGCTGGTGGAAGGCCGGCCCCGCACCGACCTGCACGGCTGCGAGCTGACCCGCTTCGAGAAGGTGCAGACCTCCGACGCGTATGTCAGCGAGACGTCCCAGCAGAACTTCGTGGAAATCTACGACGTCATGCACCCGCTGCAGCCCAGGGAATCCCCGCGGGACCTGCGTGTCAGCCCGTTCAACGTGCGGCAGAAGGAGCTGGGGGCGTTCTTCCTGGAGTCCGCCGGCTGGGAGCGGCCGCACTGGTTCGAGGCCAACCGCGGCCTGCTCGAGGAACTGCCGGAGGAGTGGCAGACGCCGGAGCGGGATGCCTGGTCCGCCCTGTTCTCGTCCCCCATCTCGGCGGCCGAGGCGTGGAGGACGCGTACCGCCGTCGGACTTTTCGACATGACGCCGCTGAAGCGGCTGTCCGTGGTGGGCCCGGGCGCGCAGGCGCTGCTGCACCGGCTCAGCACGGGCAACATTGCCAAGAAGCCGGGTGCCGTGACGTACTGCCTGCTGCTGGAGCACGACGGCGGCATCCGCAGTGACGTGACCGTCGCTCGGCTGGCGGAGGAAGACTTCCAGCTGGGCGTCAACAGCAACGTGGACTTCGATTACCTGCGGGTGGAGGCACGGAAGCAGTCCGCCGCCGATCCCTCCCAGTGGGTGCATGTTTCGGACATCACCGGCAGCACTTGCTGCATCGGGCTGTGGGGGCCGCTGGCCCGCGAAGTGATCGGCAAGGTCAGCTCCGACGACCTGACCAATGACGGCCTGAAGTACTTCCGGACCAAGGAAATATCCGTGGGCGGCATCCCCGTCACCGCCATGCGGCTGTCCTACGTGGGTGAACTCGGCTGGGAGCTCTACACCACCGCTGAGTACGGCCTGAAGCTCTGGGACCTGCTGTTCGAGGCGGGCCGGGAGCACGGCATCATCGCTGCCGGACGTGGCGCGTTCAACAGCATGCGCCTTGAGAAGGGCTACCGGCTGTGGGGCACGGACATGACGTCCGAGCACCACCCGTACGAGTCCGGCCTGGGCTTCTCCGTGGCCAAGGACAAGACGGGCTTCGTGGGTGCCGAGGCCCTGGCGGCACGTAAGGAAGAGCCCGCCACCCGTGCGCTGCGCTGCCTGACGGTCGACGACGGCACGTCCATTGTGCTGGGGAAGGAACCGGTGTACGTGAACGGCTCGGCCGCCGGGTACGTCACGAGCGCCGCCTACGGCTACACCGTCCGCAAGCCGATTGCCTACGCCTGGCTGCCGGCTTCGGTGACCGAGGGCGACGCCGTGGAGATTGAGTACTTCGGCAAGCGCATCGCCGCCACCGTCACGCCTGAACCCCTCTTCGACCCGGGTATGGAGCGCCTCCGCGGCTAA
- the purU gene encoding formyltetrahydrofolate deformylase has protein sequence MTTVLEGRPTGNVTVEAGDVAGVRGTDTVQYVLTLACPERPGIVRAITAFLADRGFDIVEHQQFDDHISGKLYLRTAFTPGDNEVSAEGLSAEFAAIADEFDMEFAIHDGRPQRLLVMVSKFGHCLNDLIFRWRAGSLGAEIAVVVSNHEDLRPMAEAAGLPFIHVPVTAATKPEAEARLLELVAEYNADLVVLARYMQVLSNDLCASLRGRAINIHHSFLPGFKGAKPYHQAYDRGVKLIGATAHYVTADLDEGPIIEQEVFRVDHSLDPNALVTVGRDAESQALSRAVKWHSQHRVLLNNTRTVVFR, from the coding sequence ATGACCACAGTCCTCGAAGGCCGCCCCACCGGTAACGTGACGGTGGAGGCCGGCGACGTTGCCGGCGTCCGCGGCACCGACACCGTACAGTACGTCCTTACCCTTGCGTGCCCGGAGCGCCCCGGAATCGTACGGGCGATCACGGCATTCCTCGCCGACCGCGGCTTCGACATCGTTGAACACCAGCAGTTCGATGACCACATCAGCGGCAAGCTCTACCTGCGCACCGCCTTCACTCCGGGAGACAATGAAGTTTCCGCGGAAGGCCTCAGCGCAGAGTTCGCCGCCATCGCCGATGAGTTCGACATGGAATTCGCCATCCACGACGGCCGCCCCCAGCGACTGCTGGTGATGGTTTCGAAGTTCGGCCACTGCCTCAACGACCTCATCTTCCGTTGGCGCGCCGGCAGCCTGGGTGCGGAGATCGCCGTCGTGGTGTCCAACCACGAGGACCTTCGCCCCATGGCGGAAGCCGCCGGCCTGCCGTTCATCCACGTCCCCGTGACGGCCGCTACCAAGCCCGAAGCTGAAGCGCGCCTGCTGGAACTGGTGGCCGAGTACAACGCGGACCTGGTGGTCCTTGCACGCTACATGCAGGTCCTGTCCAACGACCTGTGCGCCAGCCTCCGCGGCCGCGCCATCAACATCCACCATTCCTTCCTGCCCGGTTTCAAGGGCGCCAAGCCGTACCACCAGGCCTACGACCGTGGCGTGAAGCTCATCGGAGCCACCGCGCACTACGTCACCGCAGACCTGGACGAGGGCCCGATCATCGAGCAGGAAGTGTTCCGGGTGGACCACAGCCTGGACCCGAATGCACTGGTCACGGTCGGCAGGGACGCGGAATCCCAGGCACTGTCCCGTGCAGTTAAGTGGCACAGCCAGCACAGGGTCCTGCTCAACAACACCCGCACCGTCGTCTTCCGCTAA
- a CDS encoding BCCT family transporter, with amino-acid sequence MALNSDIRTDAQPPNELEEPQLVPAPENSPSSHDAEDTEQIMQELRQTKAEQAVAQRRNRKLTLDKATFGITGVLALAFVAWGFLGRDSLAATSTAALNWVMEYTGWLFMVLASLFVVFVLWLALGKWGNIPLGKDGEKPEFRTISWIAMMFAAGMGIGLMFYGVAEPLYHYISPPPGTVDGRTPAAIQTAMATSIFHWTLHPWAMYAVVGIAMAYGTYRLGRRQLISAAFTSLFGIRTVEGPVGKFINILAIFATLFGTAASLGLGALQIGSGLTSNGWIGEVGTPVLVAIVAVLTACFVASAVSGISRGIQWLSNINMVLAVILALIVFLAGPTLFILNLIPAAVGDYARDLAEMSSRTEAVGDEALRTWMSGWTIFYWAWWVSWTPFVGMFIARISRGRTIRQFVTGVLLVPSIVSVIWFGIFGGTAFHVQEEADKAGTPGLVSMASGSPSIDFDGALFDLVRNMSMPAWLTAAVVVLAMVLVAIFFITGADSASIIMASLSSNGSSDPKRGLVIFWGLLTGAVAAVMMLAGGDEPSEALSGLQRITIVAALPFVLVMLLLCFALVKDLRRDPLSLRRRLADSVVERAIRSGVDQHGGVQFDLVTKHQCDQRCPDDGRCAASPADTLAQAKN; translated from the coding sequence ATGGCTTTGAACAGCGACATCCGCACGGATGCCCAACCCCCCAACGAGCTGGAGGAGCCCCAGCTCGTTCCTGCACCCGAGAACTCTCCTTCCTCGCACGACGCGGAGGACACCGAACAGATCATGCAGGAACTCCGCCAGACCAAGGCCGAACAGGCGGTGGCACAACGGCGGAACCGTAAGCTCACCCTCGACAAGGCCACCTTCGGCATCACCGGAGTCCTCGCCCTTGCTTTTGTGGCGTGGGGCTTCCTGGGCCGGGACAGCCTGGCCGCCACGTCAACAGCCGCCCTGAACTGGGTGATGGAATACACCGGCTGGCTCTTTATGGTCCTGGCCTCGCTGTTCGTTGTTTTCGTCCTCTGGCTGGCCCTGGGCAAGTGGGGCAACATCCCCCTTGGCAAGGACGGCGAGAAGCCCGAGTTCCGGACCATTTCATGGATCGCCATGATGTTTGCGGCCGGCATGGGCATCGGCCTGATGTTCTACGGTGTGGCCGAGCCGCTCTACCACTACATCTCCCCGCCGCCGGGAACGGTGGACGGACGGACGCCGGCAGCCATCCAGACGGCCATGGCGACCTCCATCTTCCACTGGACCCTGCACCCTTGGGCGATGTACGCCGTCGTGGGCATTGCCATGGCCTACGGCACCTACCGCCTGGGCCGCCGGCAGCTGATCTCTGCTGCCTTCACGTCGCTGTTCGGCATCAGGACGGTGGAAGGGCCGGTGGGCAAGTTCATCAACATCCTGGCCATCTTCGCCACGCTCTTCGGCACGGCAGCATCCCTGGGCCTCGGCGCCCTCCAGATCGGCAGCGGCCTGACCTCAAACGGCTGGATCGGAGAAGTGGGAACACCCGTCCTGGTGGCCATCGTCGCCGTCCTGACAGCATGCTTCGTGGCCTCTGCGGTCTCCGGCATCAGCCGCGGCATCCAGTGGCTGTCCAACATCAACATGGTCCTGGCCGTGATCCTGGCGCTCATCGTTTTCCTCGCCGGGCCCACCCTGTTCATCCTCAACCTCATTCCCGCAGCAGTCGGTGACTACGCCAGGGACCTCGCCGAGATGTCCTCCCGCACCGAAGCAGTGGGCGACGAAGCGCTCCGGACCTGGATGTCCGGCTGGACCATCTTCTACTGGGCCTGGTGGGTATCGTGGACGCCGTTCGTGGGCATGTTCATCGCCCGCATCAGCCGCGGCCGCACCATCCGCCAGTTCGTGACCGGCGTCCTGCTGGTCCCCAGCATCGTCAGCGTCATCTGGTTCGGCATCTTCGGCGGCACGGCCTTCCACGTCCAGGAGGAAGCGGACAAGGCGGGCACCCCCGGCCTGGTGTCCATGGCCAGCGGGTCACCGTCCATCGACTTCGACGGCGCCCTGTTCGACCTGGTCCGGAACATGTCCATGCCTGCCTGGCTCACCGCAGCAGTGGTGGTTCTCGCCATGGTCCTGGTGGCCATCTTCTTCATCACCGGAGCCGATTCCGCATCGATCATCATGGCATCCCTGAGCTCCAACGGGTCTTCCGACCCGAAGCGCGGCCTGGTCATCTTCTGGGGCCTGCTCACCGGCGCAGTAGCTGCCGTGATGATGCTCGCCGGCGGTGATGAACCCTCAGAGGCGCTCTCCGGCCTGCAGCGGATCACCATCGTGGCGGCCCTGCCGTTCGTGCTGGTCATGCTGCTGCTGTGCTTCGCCCTGGTCAAGGACCTGCGCCGGGATCCTCTGTCCCTCCGGCGCCGGCTGGCGGACTCCGTAGTGGAGCGCGCCATTCGCAGCGGCGTGGACCAGCACGGCGGCGTCCAGTTCGATCTCGTTACCAAGCATCAATGTGATCAGCGCTGTCCGGACGACGGCCGCTGCGCGGCTTCCCCCGCTGACACCCTAGCCCAAGCAAAGAATTAG
- a CDS encoding ferredoxin reductase, with the protein MIELLTETAIQEPQRIRGLEMPWNRVMGSPETPARAARALGPWHPQEFMAECVETVSEAGAMMTFVFRRCDGAPLAFRAGQYVNVAFPVNGEDQEPVDRSYSLSSSPTEPWTFSITVKCDPTGLVSPWVHENVKPGTVLEMLGPVGAFHLPDADRRARYLLLAAGAGITPIMSMVRTIHSLPGHADVVVLYHGSDAGGFAFHRELAYIASVDSRFKVHYSLGDRSVPEGWEGLSGRLTAAMLEEVAPDANGRQVYACGPEGYLNTATELLQKVGVDDTSIYMEFFSGDRQTLLEYQAEVALATDIAEEIAEEIADSAEDYFESQPAAFGLYEPGYDADGTLQASGLPLEISDPEAPGSSPAADSPGSEPEAGAPDASTFNTVGTGSLTMSFMRTGINVRIDPTEHILEAAQRAGVRIGANCKEGMCGSCKVVKLAGEVEMNHQGGIRAREISAGKFLPCCSTAQTDLVIDA; encoded by the coding sequence ATGATTGAACTCCTCACTGAAACGGCAATCCAGGAACCACAGCGAATTCGCGGTCTTGAGATGCCGTGGAACAGGGTGATGGGAAGCCCCGAGACGCCCGCGCGGGCAGCCCGTGCGCTGGGCCCGTGGCATCCGCAGGAGTTCATGGCCGAATGCGTCGAGACCGTTTCCGAGGCCGGCGCCATGATGACCTTCGTGTTCCGGCGCTGCGACGGTGCGCCCCTGGCGTTTCGTGCCGGCCAGTACGTGAACGTCGCGTTTCCCGTGAACGGCGAGGATCAGGAACCGGTGGACCGCAGCTACTCGCTGTCCAGTTCGCCCACCGAGCCCTGGACGTTCAGCATTACCGTCAAGTGCGACCCCACCGGATTGGTCTCGCCCTGGGTGCACGAGAACGTCAAACCCGGCACCGTTCTTGAGATGCTCGGACCGGTAGGAGCATTCCACCTGCCCGACGCCGACCGGCGGGCACGGTATCTCCTGCTCGCTGCCGGCGCAGGCATCACGCCCATCATGTCCATGGTGCGGACCATCCATTCGCTGCCCGGACACGCAGATGTTGTGGTGCTCTACCACGGCTCGGATGCCGGAGGCTTTGCCTTCCACCGGGAATTGGCCTACATCGCCTCCGTGGACTCCCGCTTCAAGGTCCACTACTCCCTGGGCGACCGCAGCGTACCGGAGGGGTGGGAAGGGCTCAGCGGAAGGCTGACGGCGGCCATGCTCGAGGAGGTGGCCCCCGATGCCAACGGCCGGCAGGTATACGCATGCGGTCCCGAGGGTTACTTGAACACCGCCACCGAGCTCCTCCAAAAGGTCGGCGTCGATGACACTTCCATATACATGGAGTTCTTCTCGGGAGACCGCCAGACGCTCCTTGAATACCAGGCGGAGGTGGCGCTGGCAACGGACATTGCAGAGGAAATCGCAGAGGAAATCGCTGATTCCGCCGAGGACTACTTTGAAAGCCAGCCCGCAGCGTTCGGGCTCTACGAGCCTGGCTACGACGCCGACGGGACTCTGCAGGCCTCGGGGCTGCCGCTGGAAATCAGCGATCCGGAGGCGCCCGGTTCCAGCCCCGCCGCCGACAGCCCGGGCAGCGAACCGGAAGCCGGAGCCCCTGACGCCTCCACCTTCAACACGGTGGGAACGGGCAGTCTCACCATGTCCTTCATGCGTACCGGCATCAATGTGCGGATCGACCCCACCGAACACATCCTCGAGGCGGCCCAGCGCGCCGGCGTCAGGATCGGCGCGAACTGCAAGGAAGGCATGTGCGGCTCCTGCAAGGTGGTCAAGCTTGCAGGAGAGGTCGAGATGAACCACCAGGGCGGAATCCGGGCGCGGGAAATCTCTGCAGGCAAGTTCCTGCCCTGCTGCTCCACAGCGCAGACGGACCTGGTTATCGATGCCTAG
- a CDS encoding aromatic ring-hydroxylating dioxygenase subunit alpha has protein sequence MTASVNVPLNSRGKLAASLPAEQLAEISALFEFRRTGYSLDAPFYTDRSIFNIDMEAIFGQHWIFAASTAELPEPGDYVTVDYGPYSLIVLRNDDGAVNVLHNVCRHRGARVLTEAAGSTGNLVCGYHSWTYSPEGNLIHASAPGETKFDKSCFGLKRAHGREVAGLIFVCIADEPPTDFDETAKIFEPYLAPHDLSKTKIAYQQNIIEEGNWKLVMENNRECYHCDGHPELACSLFPTWGLTEGLIPPHLEEVWNRNKDAQSSLEERCRRYGLPYEVVEQLDTRIAGIRISRESLDGEGESFSADGRRLSKKLLGDLPDFRLGRCSMHLQPNSWFHFQSDHVITFGVFPINEHQSLVRTTWLVADDAVEGVDYDLEKLTYTWKQTNLQDKAFVELCQQGAGSPAYEPGPYMKSEYQVEAFINWYVQRVQEHLA, from the coding sequence ATGACTGCTTCAGTGAACGTGCCCCTCAATTCACGCGGAAAACTCGCTGCGTCCCTGCCTGCAGAGCAGCTGGCAGAAATCAGCGCGTTGTTTGAGTTCCGGCGCACCGGCTACTCCCTCGATGCCCCCTTCTACACCGATCGGTCGATCTTCAACATCGACATGGAGGCCATTTTCGGCCAGCACTGGATCTTTGCCGCCAGCACTGCCGAACTGCCGGAGCCGGGCGACTACGTCACCGTCGACTACGGGCCCTACTCCCTGATTGTGCTGCGCAACGACGACGGCGCCGTGAACGTCCTGCACAACGTATGCCGCCACCGCGGCGCCCGCGTCCTCACCGAAGCTGCCGGGTCAACCGGAAACCTGGTCTGCGGCTACCACTCCTGGACCTACTCTCCGGAGGGCAATCTGATCCATGCCTCCGCGCCGGGGGAAACGAAGTTCGACAAGAGCTGCTTCGGCCTCAAGCGCGCCCACGGCCGCGAGGTCGCCGGGCTCATCTTCGTCTGCATCGCTGATGAACCGCCGACGGACTTCGACGAAACCGCAAAGATCTTTGAGCCCTACCTGGCGCCCCACGATCTCTCAAAGACAAAAATCGCGTACCAGCAGAACATCATCGAAGAGGGCAACTGGAAGCTCGTCATGGAGAACAACCGTGAGTGCTACCACTGCGACGGCCACCCTGAGCTGGCCTGCTCCCTCTTCCCCACCTGGGGCCTGACCGAGGGCCTGATTCCGCCCCACCTTGAGGAAGTGTGGAACCGGAACAAGGACGCCCAGTCCTCCCTCGAGGAGCGTTGCCGCCGCTACGGCCTTCCCTATGAGGTGGTCGAGCAGCTTGACACGCGCATCGCGGGAATCCGTATCTCGCGGGAATCACTCGATGGAGAGGGTGAATCGTTCTCCGCGGACGGGCGCAGGCTCTCCAAGAAGCTGCTGGGCGACTTGCCGGACTTCCGCCTTGGCCGCTGCTCGATGCACCTGCAGCCCAACAGCTGGTTCCACTTCCAGAGCGACCACGTCATCACGTTCGGCGTCTTCCCCATCAACGAACACCAGAGCCTCGTACGCACCACCTGGCTGGTGGCTGACGACGCCGTGGAAGGCGTCGACTACGACCTGGAGAAGCTCACCTACACCTGGAAGCAAACGAACCTGCAGGACAAGGCGTTCGTGGAGCTGTGCCAGCAGGGTGCCGGCAGTCCCGCGTACGAGCCCGGTCCGTACATGAAGAGCGAATACCAGGTCGAGGCATTCATCAACTGGTACGTGCAGCGCGTGCAGGAGCACTTGGCATGA
- a CDS encoding LysR family transcriptional regulator — MIDPRLITLRVFARCGTVGATAELTGYSPSAVSAQLRELQRVLGMQLLTKDGRGVRLTATGRFLVEGSDTLITEWESLRAAAMEAGDQMQSRFGLGGFSTAAAQLLAPLAATLRSTRPLLEVQVLEADPARCFDLLVAERIDLAVIVAMQSDSYGEDDPRFEQRVLLDDPLDVIIPGDHPLASRETATLEELASEPWITESAGSTYHSLFTAAFTAVGVTPRIAHEAVEWETHIAFVGAGLGVGLLPRLAPLHGAENVVRLRITGKTKPTRRIIAAVRRGSIASPLIQESLGILQVNANRILTSRLDEDL; from the coding sequence ATGATCGATCCACGGCTCATAACACTTCGGGTGTTTGCCCGGTGCGGCACTGTTGGCGCCACCGCGGAACTCACAGGGTATTCTCCCTCCGCGGTCTCCGCGCAGTTGCGGGAGCTTCAGCGCGTGCTGGGAATGCAGCTGCTGACGAAGGACGGCCGGGGTGTGCGGCTGACCGCCACGGGCCGCTTTCTCGTGGAGGGCTCGGACACCCTCATCACTGAATGGGAGAGCCTGCGCGCCGCGGCCATGGAGGCCGGCGACCAGATGCAGTCCCGTTTTGGCCTCGGCGGATTCTCCACCGCGGCCGCCCAGTTGCTCGCGCCGCTGGCCGCCACCCTGCGCTCAACACGCCCCCTGCTGGAGGTGCAGGTTCTTGAGGCTGATCCGGCCCGCTGCTTCGACCTGTTGGTTGCGGAACGAATCGACCTTGCAGTCATTGTCGCCATGCAGTCCGACAGTTACGGTGAGGACGATCCGCGCTTCGAGCAAAGAGTTCTGCTCGACGATCCACTGGACGTCATCATTCCCGGTGACCATCCGCTGGCATCACGCGAAACAGCGACGCTTGAAGAACTGGCATCGGAACCCTGGATCACGGAGTCCGCCGGTTCCACCTACCATTCCCTCTTCACCGCGGCGTTCACGGCAGTCGGGGTGACACCGCGGATTGCCCATGAAGCCGTAGAATGGGAAACCCACATCGCGTTCGTGGGTGCGGGGCTGGGCGTCGGCCTGCTGCCCCGGCTGGCGCCTTTGCACGGTGCCGAAAACGTGGTTCGGCTACGCATCACCGGTAAGACGAAACCCACCCGCCGTATTATCGCCGCGGTGCGCAGGGGCAGCATCGCCTCACCCCTGATCCAGGAGTCGCTCGGCATCCTGCAGGTCAACGCCAACCGGATCCTCACCAGCCGGCTCGACGAGGACCTCTGA
- a CDS encoding biotin carboxylase N-terminal domain-containing protein yields MRKVLIANRGEIAVRIARACEDAGLEPVAVYADVDADALHVGAASEAYSLGGNTPSETYLDIPRLLRVAAESGADAVHPGYGFLSENADFAQGVLDAGLTWIGPSPEAIRLLGNKITAREIAVRAGAPLVAGSDGPVATAAEARAFAEEHGLPVAIKAAFGGGGRGLKVVREMDQIEEAFDSAVREAVVAFGRGECFVERYLDRPRHVEAQVLADLHGNVVVVGTRDCSLQRRHQKLVEEAPAPFLTGEQTGQIYDAAKAVCREAAYSGAGTVEFLVAADGTVAFLEVNTRLQVEHPITEETTGVDLVQEQFRIAAGEPLRFASDPTPRGHSFEFRLNAEDVGRGFLPSPGTIATFSGPTGPGVRLDSGVRAGSIVAPQFDSLLAKLIVTGADRQQALRRARRALAEMEITGVATVLLFHRAVVQAPDFTSEAALAVHTRWIETDFADAVGADPEFGTSVPDGARRTITVDVDGRRLAVGLPADLLDGWARSGGSIPQGVSVEEGLDGGTPAHAVDSGAVDPGDLRADMAGTVVKWLVQPGAEVAAGDPVVVLEAMKMETQVAAHRGGTITDIRAEAGGVVTAGAVLATIGT; encoded by the coding sequence ATGCGCAAGGTCCTGATTGCCAACCGCGGAGAGATCGCCGTCCGCATCGCCCGTGCCTGCGAGGACGCCGGCCTGGAGCCCGTGGCGGTGTACGCGGACGTGGACGCCGATGCCCTGCATGTGGGCGCGGCTTCCGAGGCCTACAGCCTGGGCGGCAACACGCCGTCCGAAACCTACCTGGACATCCCCCGGCTGCTCCGCGTGGCTGCGGAGTCCGGTGCGGATGCAGTGCACCCGGGCTACGGGTTCCTGTCCGAGAACGCCGACTTTGCCCAGGGTGTCCTGGATGCGGGCCTGACGTGGATCGGGCCGTCACCGGAAGCCATCCGGCTGCTGGGCAACAAGATCACGGCCCGGGAGATCGCCGTCCGTGCAGGCGCCCCGCTGGTAGCGGGCAGCGACGGGCCCGTGGCAACCGCTGCCGAAGCACGTGCCTTCGCCGAAGAGCACGGCCTGCCGGTGGCTATCAAGGCGGCCTTCGGCGGCGGCGGGCGCGGGCTGAAAGTGGTCCGTGAAATGGACCAGATTGAGGAGGCCTTCGACTCGGCAGTCCGCGAAGCGGTGGTGGCCTTCGGCCGCGGCGAATGCTTTGTGGAACGGTACCTGGACCGGCCCCGGCACGTGGAAGCCCAAGTGCTCGCCGACCTGCACGGCAATGTGGTGGTGGTGGGAACGCGCGACTGCTCCCTGCAGCGCCGCCACCAGAAGCTGGTGGAAGAGGCGCCGGCACCGTTCCTCACCGGGGAGCAGACCGGGCAGATTTACGACGCCGCGAAGGCCGTGTGCCGGGAAGCCGCCTACTCCGGTGCCGGGACCGTGGAATTCCTGGTGGCCGCGGACGGGACCGTAGCGTTCCTCGAGGTGAACACACGCCTCCAGGTGGAGCACCCCATCACGGAGGAGACCACCGGCGTGGACCTGGTCCAGGAACAGTTCCGGATTGCCGCCGGCGAGCCCCTGCGGTTTGCCTCCGATCCCACGCCGCGCGGACACTCCTTTGAATTCCGGCTCAATGCCGAGGACGTGGGCCGGGGTTTCCTGCCCTCGCCCGGAACCATCGCCACCTTCAGCGGGCCTACGGGCCCGGGAGTGCGGCTGGACTCGGGGGTGCGTGCGGGTTCCATCGTGGCGCCGCAGTTCGATTCCCTGCTGGCCAAGCTGATCGTCACCGGCGCTGACCGGCAGCAGGCGCTGCGCCGGGCCCGCCGGGCCCTGGCGGAAATGGAGATCACCGGCGTGGCCACGGTCCTGCTGTTCCACCGCGCCGTGGTCCAGGCCCCCGACTTCACGTCAGAGGCCGCGCTCGCCGTCCACACCCGGTGGATCGAGACGGACTTTGCGGACGCTGTCGGGGCGGATCCCGAGTTCGGCACCTCCGTTCCGGACGGCGCGCGGCGCACTATCACCGTTGACGTCGACGGCCGGCGCCTCGCCGTCGGCCTTCCCGCGGACCTGCTGGATGGCTGGGCACGCTCTGGCGGAAGCATTCCGCAAGGCGTTTCTGTGGAGGAAGGGCTCGACGGCGGCACTCCCGCCCATGCAGTCGACTCCGGCGCCGTTGACCCCGGCGACCTGCGGGCGGACATGGCCGGGACCGTGGTGAAGTGGCTCGTGCAGCCGGGCGCCGAAGTGGCGGCGGGGGACCCCGTCGTCGTCCTTGAAGCCATGAAGATGGAAACCCAGGTGGCTGCCCACCGAGGCGGGACTATCACGGATATCCGGGCGGAAGCCGGCGGCGTGGTGACTGCCGGCGCTGTACTGGCGACTATCGGGACCTGA